A window of Polaromonas hydrogenivorans contains these coding sequences:
- a CDS encoding acyl-CoA dehydrogenase family protein, which translates to MDFDYTPKVKELQARLLKFMDEHVYPNEARFFREIAENRAKGNAWIPTALIEELKPKARAAGLWNLFLPHSPRAPEGLSNLEYAPLCEIMGRVPFAAEVFNCSAPDTGNMETIARYGSEANQDEWLDPLLKGEIRSAFLMTEPEVASSDATNVQCRIERDGDDYLINGLKWWSSGAGDPRCAIYIVMGKTDPTAGRHEQQSMILVPANTPGVNVIRPLSVFGYDDAPHGHMEVRLTNVRVPAANLLLGEGRGFEIAQGRLGPGRIHHCMRSIGIAERALELMCKRLNSRVAFGKPIAAQSVWWERIAESRCMIEQARLLTLKAAYMMDTVGNKVAKAEIAMIKVVAPNMACQIIDWAIQAHGGGGVSDDFPLAYAYACQRTLRLADGPDEVHRASLAKLELARHLVMNREVEMPVTRGC; encoded by the coding sequence ATGGACTTCGACTACACCCCCAAAGTAAAAGAGCTGCAGGCGCGCCTGCTGAAGTTCATGGACGAGCATGTTTATCCGAACGAAGCACGGTTTTTCCGCGAAATCGCCGAGAACCGGGCCAAAGGCAACGCCTGGATCCCCACCGCCCTGATTGAAGAACTGAAACCCAAGGCACGCGCCGCCGGTTTGTGGAACCTGTTTTTGCCGCATTCGCCGCGCGCCCCCGAGGGCCTGTCCAACCTCGAATACGCGCCGCTGTGCGAAATCATGGGACGCGTTCCGTTTGCCGCCGAAGTGTTCAACTGCTCGGCGCCCGACACCGGCAACATGGAAACCATCGCCCGCTACGGCTCGGAAGCCAACCAGGACGAATGGCTGGATCCGCTGCTCAAGGGCGAGATCCGCTCGGCCTTCCTGATGACCGAGCCCGAAGTCGCCTCCTCCGACGCCACCAACGTCCAGTGCCGCATTGAACGCGACGGCGACGACTACCTCATCAACGGCCTCAAATGGTGGTCGTCGGGTGCCGGCGACCCACGCTGCGCGATCTACATCGTGATGGGCAAGACCGATCCCACCGCAGGCCGCCACGAACAGCAGTCGATGATCCTGGTTCCCGCCAACACCCCCGGCGTGAACGTGATTCGCCCCCTGAGCGTTTTCGGCTACGACGACGCGCCGCACGGCCACATGGAAGTTCGCCTGACCAACGTGCGGGTGCCTGCAGCCAACCTGTTGCTGGGCGAAGGACGCGGCTTTGAAATTGCCCAGGGCCGCCTTGGCCCCGGACGCATCCACCACTGCATGCGCAGCATCGGCATTGCCGAACGGGCGCTGGAGCTGATGTGCAAGCGGCTCAACTCCCGCGTGGCATTCGGCAAGCCCATCGCGGCCCAGTCAGTCTGGTGGGAACGCATTGCCGAATCACGCTGCATGATCGAGCAGGCCCGGCTGCTGACGCTGAAAGCCGCCTACATGATGGACACCGTGGGCAACAAGGTGGCCAAGGCCGAGATTGCGATGATCAAGGTGGTCGCGCCCAACATGGCCTGCCAGATCATCGACTGGGCCATCCAGGCCCATGGCGGCGGCGGCGTGTCGGATGACTTTCCGCTGGCCTATGCGTACGCCTGCCAGCGCACGCTGCGCCTGGCGGACGGACCGGATGAAGTGCATCGTGCTTCATTGGCCAAGCTGGAGCTGGCCAGGCATCTGGTGATGAACCGTGAAGTCGAGATGCCGGTCACGCGCGGCTGTTAA
- a CDS encoding flavodoxin domain-containing protein, translating to MKLKILVGSMTHTAKHVAQAIQMECADLANPVEVEPMDGLDISVFDADKAEDVLYLICTSTYGAGDVPDNAQALYQSLDLQPRFLGHVRYGVIALGDSASHAQTFCFGGKHFDERLQDLGAQRIGEICCLDSSDGTLPETVGAEWCRQWLQAALPKTSAPCDAT from the coding sequence ATGAAACTAAAAATCCTGGTCGGCAGCATGACCCATACGGCGAAGCATGTCGCGCAAGCCATTCAGATGGAATGCGCGGACCTGGCGAATCCTGTCGAGGTTGAACCGATGGACGGCCTGGACATCAGTGTCTTTGATGCGGACAAAGCCGAAGATGTGCTCTATCTCATTTGCACATCCACCTACGGCGCGGGCGACGTTCCCGACAATGCGCAGGCGCTTTACCAGTCGCTGGACCTGCAGCCCCGGTTTTTGGGCCATGTGCGTTATGGCGTGATCGCGCTGGGCGACAGTGCTTCGCATGCGCAGACCTTCTGTTTTGGCGGAAAGCATTTTGACGAGCGCCTGCAGGATCTTGGCGCGCAGCGCATCGGCGAAATCTGCTGCCTCGATTCAAGCGACGGCACTCTTCCCGAGACAGTGGGCGCCGAATGGTGTCGTCAGTGGCTGCAAGCCGCCCTGCCAAAGACCAGCGCTCCTTGCGACGCCACCTGA
- a CDS encoding ABC transporter substrate-binding protein, with amino-acid sequence MPTRRLVLTRSAAMMGTACSGLLLPELVRAQSGKVRVGFMLPYTGTFSQLGVAIENGFRMAINEQGGKLGGREIEYFKVDDESEPSKGIENASKLVQRDKVDVLVGTVHSGVQMGIQKVARDSGVLCLIPNAGVHAATRALCAPNVFRTSFSNSQPTRALGQAMVAKGHKKAVWITWKYAAGDEAFEGFKESYTAAGGTIVKELGLPFPNVEFQALLTEIAALKPDAVACFFAGGGAAKFIRDYAAAGLKGKIPLYGSGFLTEGVLDAAGPAAEGIVTTMHYSDSLNTPRNKKFRLDYVKAFRSQPDVYAVQGYDTGLLLIQGANAVKGDLGAKPALYKAMEGATIDSPRGKWTMSKAHNPVQDIYLRVVENKENKVIGIAAKALSDSGLGCKMA; translated from the coding sequence ATGCCCACTCGTCGTCTGGTCCTCACCCGCAGTGCTGCCATGATGGGCACGGCTTGCTCCGGCTTGCTGCTGCCCGAACTCGTGCGCGCCCAGTCGGGCAAGGTCCGGGTGGGCTTCATGCTTCCCTATACGGGCACCTTCAGCCAGCTTGGCGTGGCGATTGAAAACGGCTTTCGCATGGCCATCAATGAACAAGGCGGCAAGCTGGGCGGGCGCGAGATCGAATACTTCAAGGTCGATGACGAGTCGGAGCCCTCCAAGGGCATTGAAAACGCCAGCAAGCTGGTGCAGCGCGACAAGGTCGATGTGCTGGTCGGCACCGTGCATTCGGGCGTGCAGATGGGTATCCAGAAAGTTGCCCGCGACAGCGGCGTGCTGTGCCTGATTCCCAATGCAGGCGTGCATGCCGCAACACGCGCCCTGTGCGCGCCGAATGTGTTCCGCACGTCCTTCAGCAATTCGCAGCCGACCCGGGCGCTGGGCCAGGCCATGGTCGCCAAGGGCCACAAGAAAGCCGTCTGGATCACCTGGAAATACGCGGCCGGCGACGAAGCCTTCGAAGGCTTCAAGGAAAGCTATACCGCAGCGGGCGGCACCATCGTCAAGGAACTGGGACTGCCCTTCCCCAATGTTGAGTTCCAGGCGCTGCTGACCGAAATCGCCGCACTCAAGCCCGATGCGGTGGCCTGCTTTTTTGCCGGCGGTGGCGCGGCCAAGTTCATCCGCGACTATGCCGCCGCAGGCCTGAAAGGCAAGATTCCGCTTTACGGCTCGGGCTTCCTGACCGAAGGCGTGCTCGACGCCGCCGGCCCTGCGGCAGAAGGCATCGTCACCACCATGCACTACAGCGACTCGCTCAACACGCCGCGCAACAAAAAATTCCGTCTTGATTACGTGAAGGCGTTTCGCAGCCAGCCCGACGTGTACGCCGTGCAGGGTTACGACACCGGCCTGTTGCTCATCCAGGGCGCGAATGCCGTCAAGGGCGACCTTGGCGCGAAGCCGGCCTTGTACAAGGCCATGGAAGGCGCCACCATCGACAGCCCGCGCGGCAAGTGGACCATGAGCAAGGCGCATAACCCGGTGCAGGACATCTACCTGCGCGTGGTTGAAAACAAGGAAAACAAGGTGATTGGCATTGCCGCCAAAGCGCTTTCCGACTCGGGCCTTGGCTGCAAGATGGCTTGA
- a CDS encoding branched-chain amino acid ABC transporter permease translates to MDLANFFIQLLNSVQYGLLLFMLAAGLTLIFGIMGVVNLAHGSFYMLGAYLAWSLSALFGSLSLAIIGGAALSVLFGLALEWLLFRHFYERDHLDQVLLTFGLIYIFEELRSIVWGDDVHGVPIPELLSASIPLTDNLSYPVYRLFMSGVCLALAAGLYFLISKTRLGMKIRAGAFNRDMAEALGVNIKLIHAVVFALGVGLAAVAGMVAAPVASVYPNMGSQVLIMCFVVVVIGGIGSVRGALIAALLVGLVDTFGKVLLPQVAGMLVYILMAAVLLYKPEGLFKQ, encoded by the coding sequence ATGGATTTAGCCAACTTTTTCATCCAGCTCCTGAACAGTGTCCAGTACGGCCTGCTGCTGTTCATGCTGGCCGCCGGCCTGACGCTGATCTTCGGCATCATGGGCGTGGTCAATCTGGCGCATGGCAGCTTTTACATGCTCGGCGCCTACCTGGCGTGGTCGCTCAGCGCCCTGTTTGGCAGCCTGAGCCTGGCCATCATTGGCGGCGCTGCGCTGTCGGTGCTTTTCGGCCTGGCGCTGGAATGGCTGCTGTTCCGCCATTTCTACGAGCGCGACCATCTGGACCAGGTGCTGCTGACCTTCGGGCTGATCTATATTTTTGAAGAGTTGCGCTCCATCGTGTGGGGCGACGATGTCCACGGCGTGCCGATTCCCGAGTTGCTGAGCGCCTCGATTCCGCTGACCGACAACCTGTCTTACCCGGTGTACCGCCTGTTCATGTCGGGGGTCTGCCTGGCCCTGGCGGCTGGCCTGTACTTCCTGATCTCCAAAACCCGGCTGGGCATGAAGATACGCGCCGGCGCCTTCAACCGGGACATGGCCGAGGCGCTGGGCGTCAACATCAAGCTGATCCATGCGGTGGTGTTCGCGCTGGGCGTCGGACTGGCGGCGGTGGCGGGCATGGTTGCCGCGCCGGTTGCCAGCGTGTATCCCAACATGGGCTCGCAGGTGCTGATCATGTGCTTCGTCGTGGTGGTGATTGGCGGCATCGGCTCGGTGCGCGGCGCGCTGATCGCCGCCCTGCTGGTCGGCCTGGTCGATACCTTCGGCAAGGTGCTGCTGCCGCAGGTCGCCGGCATGCTGGTCTATATCCTGATGGCGGCGGTGCTGCTGTACAAGCCCGAAGGCCTGTTCAAGCAATGA
- a CDS encoding branched-chain amino acid ABC transporter permease, translating to MTQANMEILPRGVQVALFLGLAALLAFPFAGTEFYTEMVTRMMIMAIFAMSLDLLQGVTGLVSLGHAAYFGLAGYALAFLTPQGEAVSLWWTLPVAVLGSGLAALIIGFFVVRTRGIYFIMVTMAFAQMVFFLFFDNKALGGSDGLYINFRPSAALFGWVPFDLDGKRTLYYFTLAAMLLVYAFLRRLLWSPFGRALAGIRVNEHRMRAMGFYTFGYKLTAFTLAGGLAGLAGYLWGTQTGYINPELMGFQMSAHTIMMVVLGGMGNIAGAMVGAFTFEYLLHVFKDLPQVGSVNLGKHWQLWMGLFIVLLVTFAPRGLLGLAERFGKRGMDKENQDE from the coding sequence ATGACCCAAGCCAACATGGAAATACTGCCGCGCGGCGTGCAGGTGGCGCTCTTTCTCGGGCTGGCGGCGCTGCTCGCCTTTCCTTTCGCAGGAACCGAGTTCTACACCGAAATGGTCACGCGCATGATGATCATGGCGATTTTTGCCATGAGCCTGGACCTGCTGCAGGGCGTGACCGGCCTGGTGTCGCTGGGCCATGCCGCCTACTTTGGACTGGCCGGCTACGCGCTGGCCTTCCTCACGCCGCAGGGCGAAGCGGTCAGCCTGTGGTGGACCTTGCCGGTCGCCGTGCTGGGCTCGGGGCTGGCGGCGCTCATCATCGGTTTTTTTGTCGTGCGCACGCGCGGCATCTACTTCATCATGGTCACCATGGCTTTTGCGCAGATGGTGTTTTTCCTGTTTTTCGACAACAAGGCACTGGGCGGATCGGACGGGCTTTACATCAACTTCCGGCCCAGCGCAGCGCTGTTCGGCTGGGTGCCGTTTGACCTGGACGGCAAGCGCACGCTTTACTACTTCACGCTGGCCGCCATGCTGCTGGTCTATGCCTTTTTGCGGCGCCTGCTCTGGAGCCCGTTCGGCCGGGCGCTGGCGGGCATCCGCGTCAACGAGCACCGCATGCGGGCGATGGGCTTTTACACCTTCGGCTACAAGCTCACGGCGTTCACGCTGGCCGGCGGCCTGGCCGGGCTGGCGGGCTACCTCTGGGGCACGCAGACCGGCTACATCAACCCCGAACTCATGGGTTTCCAGATGAGCGCGCACACCATCATGATGGTCGTGCTGGGCGGCATGGGCAACATTGCCGGCGCAATGGTCGGGGCGTTCACATTCGAGTATTTGCTGCATGTCTTCAAGGACTTGCCGCAGGTCGGCAGCGTCAACCTGGGCAAGCACTGGCAGCTCTGGATGGGCCTGTTCATCGTGCTGCTGGTGACGTTTGCGCCGCGCGGCCTATTGGGTCTTGCCGAGCGTTTCGGAAAACGCGGCATGGACAAGGAGAACCAGGATGAGTGA
- a CDS encoding ABC transporter ATP-binding protein: protein MSEVLLSAKNLTKRFGGLAAVNDVSVDLWRGRIHAVIGPNGAGKSTLTNLLSGDLPLTSGSVVLGGQDITGWSPEKISIQGLGRSYQKTNIFLPFSVWENVRLASQSREPHALNWLRRATSFIAINARAESAIELSGLKNRRDSIAGTISHGEQRQLEIAMTLATRPQVLLLDEPLAGMGAVEAERMIALLQSLKKDHGILLVEHDMDAVFTLADQLTVMVNGQVIASGTPAQIRADAGVQAAYLGEDIGEESA from the coding sequence ATGAGTGAAGTTCTCCTGAGCGCCAAAAACCTGACCAAACGCTTTGGCGGCCTGGCCGCGGTCAATGATGTGTCGGTCGATCTCTGGCGCGGCCGCATCCATGCCGTGATTGGCCCCAACGGCGCCGGCAAGTCCACCCTGACCAACCTGCTGTCCGGGGACTTGCCGCTCACTTCAGGTTCTGTCGTGCTGGGCGGGCAGGACATCACGGGCTGGAGCCCTGAAAAAATTTCGATCCAGGGGCTGGGCCGCAGCTACCAGAAGACCAACATTTTTTTGCCCTTCAGCGTCTGGGAAAACGTGCGCCTGGCTTCGCAGTCGCGCGAACCGCACGCCCTGAACTGGCTGCGGCGTGCTACCAGTTTCATAGCTATCAATGCCCGTGCAGAAAGCGCAATCGAGCTTTCTGGCTTAAAAAATCGGCGCGACAGCATCGCCGGAACCATCAGCCATGGCGAACAGCGCCAGCTTGAAATCGCCATGACGCTGGCCACCCGCCCGCAGGTTCTGCTGCTCGACGAGCCCCTGGCCGGCATGGGCGCGGTCGAGGCCGAACGCATGATAGCCCTGCTGCAAAGCCTGAAAAAAGACCACGGCATCCTGCTGGTCGAACACGACATGGACGCGGTGTTCACACTGGCCGACCAGCTGACGGTGATGGTCAACGGCCAGGTCATCGCCAGCGGCACACCGGCGCAAATCCGGGCCGACGCGGGTGTCCAGGCCGCCTACCTCGGCGAAGACATCGGGGAAGAAAGCGCATGA
- a CDS encoding ABC transporter ATP-binding protein, with amino-acid sequence MTTHRINPPDLLVNAQKLNTYYGASHILRDLSFSVARGETIGLMGRNGMGKSTLLKSIMGLVKPRSGSVEIAGQPMTGRAPYEIARLGIAYVPEGRGIFGNLSVVENLKMAARAGSRGQRDWTYERVLDTFPRLKERLGHGGQQLSGGEQQMLTIGRALMTNPDVLILDEATEGLAPLIAREIWRICRLVRETGISSVIVDKNWKHVSQITDRNVILVKGEVVFEGSSAELHARPELLAQYLGV; translated from the coding sequence ATGACGACCCACCGCATCAACCCGCCGGACCTGCTGGTCAACGCCCAAAAGCTCAACACCTACTACGGCGCCAGCCACATCCTGCGCGACCTCAGCTTCAGCGTGGCGCGCGGTGAAACCATTGGCCTGATGGGCCGCAACGGCATGGGCAAAAGCACGCTGCTCAAAAGCATCATGGGCCTGGTCAAGCCCCGCTCCGGTTCGGTCGAGATTGCGGGCCAGCCGATGACGGGGCGTGCGCCCTATGAAATCGCGCGGCTCGGCATCGCCTATGTGCCCGAGGGCCGGGGCATTTTCGGCAACCTGAGCGTGGTGGAAAACCTGAAGATGGCCGCGCGCGCCGGCAGCCGGGGCCAGCGCGACTGGACTTACGAGCGGGTGCTGGACACCTTTCCCCGGCTCAAGGAGCGCCTGGGCCACGGCGGCCAGCAACTCAGTGGCGGAGAGCAGCAAATGCTGACCATCGGCCGGGCGCTCATGACCAATCCGGACGTGCTGATCCTGGACGAGGCCACCGAAGGCCTGGCGCCGCTGATTGCCCGGGAAATTTGGCGCATCTGCCGCCTGGTGCGTGAAACCGGCATCAGCAGCGTGATTGTTGACAAAAACTGGAAGCACGTCAGCCAGATCACCGACCGCAACGTGATTTTGGTCAAGGGCGAAGTCGTCTTTGAAGGCAGCTCGGCCGAACTGCATGCCCGGCCGGAACTGCTGGCGCAATACCTGGGCGTTTAG
- a CDS encoding IclR family transcriptional regulator domain-containing protein has translation MSVSRTICADRVFPIAKADKIEGMAKGMAVLESFDTQRQRLNATLAAERAGLTRAAARRHLLTLTHLGYLETDGSYFWLSAKVLRFSGSYLASARLPRAIQPTLSRLAAQTRQSFSVAVLDLDEVVIVGRSGYEWTKSPEGATRVMAYGLHLGARLPAHATSTGRVLLAAKTKTQLTQWLKGRTLARLTSHTHIDPKQFRAVIEQVRANDYCLAQEEHELDVHALAVPLRDMQGNTVAALNVVASPQRLTAQDIQRDLLPLLLDAARELRPLL, from the coding sequence ATGTCTGTTTCCAGAACCATTTGCGCCGACCGCGTCTTTCCCATTGCCAAGGCCGACAAGATCGAGGGCATGGCCAAGGGCATGGCGGTGCTGGAGAGTTTTGACACCCAGCGCCAGCGCCTCAATGCCACGCTGGCGGCCGAGCGGGCGGGGCTGACCCGGGCTGCGGCGCGCCGCCATTTGCTGACGCTGACGCATCTGGGCTACCTCGAAACCGATGGCAGTTACTTCTGGCTGTCGGCCAAGGTGTTGCGGTTTTCAGGAAGCTACTTGGCGTCCGCGCGTTTGCCGCGTGCCATCCAGCCCACCTTGAGTCGCCTGGCGGCGCAGACCCGGCAGTCGTTTTCAGTCGCCGTGCTGGACCTTGACGAGGTGGTGATCGTCGGGCGCAGCGGCTACGAATGGACCAAGTCGCCCGAAGGCGCTACTCGGGTGATGGCCTACGGCCTGCACCTGGGCGCCCGGCTCCCGGCGCACGCCACCTCGACCGGGCGCGTGCTGCTGGCGGCCAAGACCAAAACGCAATTGACGCAATGGCTCAAGGGCCGGACTCTGGCGCGCCTGACCTCGCACACCCACATCGACCCCAAGCAGTTCCGCGCCGTCATCGAGCAGGTCCGCGCCAACGACTATTGCCTGGCCCAAGAGGAGCACGAACTGGACGTGCATGCGCTGGCCGTGCCGCTGCGGGACATGCAGGGAAACACGGTGGCGGCGCTCAATGTGGTCGCATCGCCTCAGCGGCTGACCGCGCAGGACATTCAGCGCGACCTGCTGCCGCTGCTGCTCGATGCCGCAAGGGAACTGCGCCCCTTGCTTTAA
- the pobA gene encoding 4-hydroxybenzoate 3-monooxygenase gives MRTQVAIIGAGPSGLLLGQLLHKAGIDAIILERQTGDYVLGRIRAGILEQVCIDLMDEAGVGERMHKEGLVHGGFEMLYNGKRHRIDMNKLTGGKNVMVYGQTELTRDLMDARAAAGLPTVYEATHVAVHDFDTAKPRVTYEKDGQKFEIECDFIAGCDGFHGVCRASAPRSAITEFEKVYPFGWLGLLSDTPPVHDELIYVNSPRGFALCSQRSKTRSRYYLQVPLTDRIEEWTDEAFWQELRLRLDDEGREKLITGPSIEKSIAPLRSFITEPLRFGRMFLAGDAGHIVPPTGAKGLNLAATDVKYLSSAIIEFYQDKTEAGIDNYSERCLKRIWKGERFSWWFTQLMHRFPDDGAIVAKFQQAELDYLLNSEAGSRSIAENYVGLPLNFGE, from the coding sequence ATGCGTACCCAGGTTGCCATCATCGGTGCAGGCCCTTCAGGCCTGCTGCTCGGCCAGTTGCTGCACAAGGCCGGCATTGACGCCATCATTCTCGAACGCCAGACCGGCGACTACGTGCTCGGCCGCATCCGCGCTGGCATTCTGGAGCAGGTCTGCATCGACCTGATGGACGAGGCCGGTGTCGGCGAACGCATGCACAAGGAAGGGCTGGTTCACGGCGGCTTCGAGATGCTTTACAACGGCAAGCGCCACCGCATTGACATGAACAAGCTGACCGGCGGCAAGAACGTCATGGTCTATGGTCAGACCGAGCTGACCCGTGACCTGATGGATGCCCGCGCCGCTGCCGGTCTGCCCACCGTCTATGAAGCCACCCACGTCGCCGTGCATGACTTTGACACCGCCAAGCCCCGTGTCACCTACGAAAAAGACGGCCAGAAGTTTGAAATCGAGTGCGACTTCATCGCTGGCTGCGACGGCTTTCATGGCGTGTGCCGCGCCAGTGCGCCGCGCAGCGCGATCACCGAGTTTGAAAAGGTCTATCCCTTCGGCTGGCTCGGCCTGCTGTCGGACACGCCGCCAGTGCATGACGAGCTGATCTACGTCAACAGCCCGCGCGGCTTTGCCCTGTGCTCGCAGCGCAGCAAAACGCGCAGCCGCTATTACCTGCAGGTGCCGCTGACCGACCGGATCGAAGAGTGGACCGACGAGGCGTTCTGGCAGGAGCTGCGCCTGCGCCTGGACGACGAAGGCCGCGAGAAACTCATCACCGGCCCGTCGATTGAAAAAAGCATTGCCCCGCTGCGCAGCTTCATCACCGAGCCGCTGCGCTTTGGCCGCATGTTTTTGGCGGGTGACGCGGGCCACATCGTGCCGCCCACCGGCGCCAAGGGCTTGAACCTGGCGGCCACCGATGTGAAATACCTGTCCAGCGCCATCATCGAGTTCTACCAGGACAAGACCGAAGCGGGCATCGACAACTACTCCGAGCGCTGCCTCAAACGCATCTGGAAGGGCGAGCGCTTCTCATGGTGGTTCACGCAGCTGATGCATCGTTTCCCCGATGACGGCGCCATCGTCGCCAAGTTCCAGCAGGCCGAACTGGACTACCTGCTCAACTCCGAAGCGGGTTCGCGCAGCATTGCCGAGAACTATGTCGGACTGCCGCTGAATTTCGGCGAATAG